A portion of the Corynebacterium jeikeium genome contains these proteins:
- a CDS encoding DUF3427 domain-containing protein, whose product MMNSLVGDLRYGFIDKKFVADKKYNPRLIRNDESATMYNALREELGTATGFVFSVAFISAEALAMLKNELLEFSGPKTIITSTYLDFNTPSMFRELLQIKGLNVYIYPDDHHRGFHPKGYLFYNDIGLSAIVGSANLTKKALQQNEEWNLHFSSHQNGDITFQIETAIDMQRKRCIPLTHQWVNEYEQRRIPPRWKNSSTKLLPDGPIIANQMQQVALSNIADLRQSGERKGLIISATGTGKTILAALAVKEAQAKRVLFVAHREQILEKTMKEFQKVLAYSGTDLTDTDFGLLVGGKKETDARYLFASVQSLYSQSTYKTFSPDAFDFIIIDEVHRGVANSYKPVFEYFNSEFVLGLTATPERPDSGDIFRLFDFNVPYEIRLKAALEADMLAPFHYFGVTDFDDGERAIGDKTASIEALVAKDRIDYLLEKLRVYGFPEGVKGLIFCSRKDEAKALSEQLNQEQLFGRQLRTKVLLGEDSISTRNAVVAELSAGELDYIITVDIFNEGIDIPAVNQVVMLRATQSSIIFTQQLGRGLRKAPEKDHLRVIDFIGNYKNNYLIPMALFGDSSRNKSNMKGKVVDPSPIPSGSTVSFDEIAKEKILKAIDTASLDTIAEFKKDIQLLQYRLNRVPRLMDFARFDLVDPVVISTRRTKNYWELLHRVGKAETEPTQRQSEYLKFLSRELLPGKQPQELLLLEQLIKHGSLTRGEFSDLLGTKSVSNSDQDLSVVERVLNLEFYPKRAYEEISLVHYDDETSRYRLTDEFLALYNQWDTSYPNSFREHVDDIIQTALFRSRENGYFAGALRRNHRYSRKDVSRLLRLESDQSGTLNGYKIDSHSQTIPIFVNYRKHKGLAPRIAYEDEFIDHSTMRWFTRSNRTLKSQEVQSIIQHKFPIHLFVRRDDLPDEGFTYLGEATPSDPQQAKMKGVKGKDSNVVTMKLHLEHPVPDTFFEYLHAKPID is encoded by the coding sequence ATGATGAATTCCCTGGTCGGAGACCTACGCTACGGCTTCATCGATAAAAAATTCGTTGCCGACAAAAAATACAATCCTCGGCTCATCCGAAATGATGAGTCCGCCACTATGTACAATGCGCTCCGCGAGGAGCTTGGCACTGCAACAGGCTTTGTTTTTTCGGTTGCTTTCATTTCCGCAGAAGCCTTGGCCATGTTGAAGAATGAACTCCTTGAGTTTTCTGGCCCAAAGACGATCATTACTTCGACCTACCTTGACTTCAATACACCATCGATGTTCAGGGAACTCCTTCAGATTAAGGGACTCAATGTTTATATTTACCCCGATGATCATCACCGCGGATTTCACCCTAAGGGATACCTCTTTTACAACGACATCGGGCTCTCAGCCATCGTTGGGAGTGCGAACCTAACGAAGAAGGCGCTGCAACAAAACGAAGAATGGAATCTACACTTTTCGAGTCACCAAAATGGCGATATCACGTTCCAAATTGAGACGGCCATTGATATGCAACGTAAGCGCTGCATTCCATTAACTCACCAATGGGTCAATGAGTACGAACAGCGCCGCATCCCTCCACGTTGGAAAAACTCGAGCACCAAATTGTTGCCTGACGGCCCAATTATCGCTAATCAAATGCAGCAAGTGGCGCTGTCGAATATCGCTGACTTGAGGCAGTCAGGCGAGCGGAAAGGCCTCATAATTTCCGCTACCGGCACGGGGAAAACGATCCTTGCTGCACTAGCAGTTAAAGAAGCACAGGCCAAGCGCGTCTTGTTCGTTGCCCACCGGGAACAAATTCTGGAAAAGACAATGAAGGAGTTCCAGAAAGTACTTGCCTACTCCGGCACTGATCTTACAGACACAGACTTTGGCCTTTTAGTTGGTGGGAAAAAAGAAACTGATGCACGATACCTTTTTGCCTCAGTGCAATCCCTGTACTCCCAATCGACATACAAGACCTTTTCTCCTGATGCCTTTGACTTCATCATTATCGATGAGGTTCATCGTGGCGTTGCTAATTCCTACAAGCCAGTCTTTGAATACTTCAACAGTGAGTTTGTTCTCGGCCTAACAGCGACACCCGAGCGTCCAGATTCAGGAGACATCTTTCGGCTCTTTGATTTCAACGTTCCTTACGAAATCCGGCTGAAAGCCGCCCTTGAAGCCGACATGCTTGCACCATTCCATTATTTCGGTGTCACCGATTTTGATGATGGAGAGCGGGCTATCGGTGACAAAACCGCCTCCATTGAGGCCTTGGTCGCTAAAGATCGTATCGACTATCTCTTGGAGAAGCTCCGTGTCTATGGGTTTCCTGAAGGAGTTAAGGGACTCATATTTTGCAGTCGGAAAGACGAAGCGAAAGCGCTGTCCGAGCAACTCAACCAAGAGCAGCTTTTTGGGCGGCAGCTGCGAACGAAAGTTCTTCTTGGCGAGGACTCAATTTCAACGCGAAATGCTGTCGTCGCGGAGTTATCTGCAGGCGAACTTGACTACATCATTACTGTTGACATTTTCAATGAGGGCATTGATATTCCAGCAGTCAACCAAGTAGTAATGCTGCGAGCCACGCAGTCAAGCATCATCTTTACGCAACAGCTGGGGCGAGGCCTTCGCAAAGCCCCGGAAAAGGATCATCTCCGAGTAATTGATTTCATCGGAAATTACAAGAACAATTACCTGATTCCAATGGCTCTTTTCGGCGATTCTTCTAGAAATAAGTCGAACATGAAGGGCAAAGTCGTTGACCCATCCCCTATCCCATCAGGCTCGACTGTGAGCTTCGATGAAATCGCTAAAGAAAAGATCCTTAAGGCCATTGATACTGCCTCGCTAGACACGATTGCTGAATTTAAGAAGGATATTCAACTACTTCAGTACCGCCTTAACCGAGTTCCGCGACTAATGGATTTTGCACGGTTCGACCTCGTTGATCCCGTAGTGATCTCGACCAGACGCACCAAGAATTATTGGGAGCTCCTTCACCGAGTGGGAAAAGCCGAAACAGAGCCGACGCAAAGGCAAAGTGAATACTTGAAGTTTTTGTCCCGCGAGCTATTACCTGGGAAGCAACCGCAAGAGCTGCTTCTACTTGAGCAGCTTATTAAACATGGTTCGCTTACGCGTGGAGAGTTTTCAGATCTTCTCGGCACTAAGAGTGTTTCCAATAGCGACCAGGATCTCTCTGTTGTCGAACGAGTGCTCAACCTCGAGTTTTATCCGAAGCGGGCTTACGAGGAAATCAGTTTGGTCCATTATGATGACGAAACTTCGCGGTACAGACTGACTGATGAATTCTTGGCTTTGTACAACCAGTGGGACACGTCATATCCAAACAGTTTTCGAGAGCATGTCGACGACATTATTCAAACTGCTCTTTTCCGATCCCGAGAAAATGGTTATTTCGCAGGCGCGCTTCGTCGCAATCACCGCTACTCGAGGAAGGACGTTTCCCGCCTGTTACGACTCGAATCCGATCAGTCAGGAACGCTTAACGGCTACAAAATCGATTCCCACTCGCAGACGATTCCAATCTTTGTAAACTACCGAAAGCACAAAGGGCTTGCTCCTCGCATCGCATACGAGGATGAATTCATTGACCATTCGACGATGCGTTGGTTTACACGTTCGAATAGGACGCTAAAGAGTCAGGAAGTCCAGAGCATCATCCAACATAAATTCCCTATCCATTTGTTTGTACGCAGGGATGATTTACCAGATGAAGGATTCACCTACCTTGGCGAAGCCACTCCAAGTGATCCCCAGCAAGCAAAAATGAAGGGGGTTAAGGGAAAAGACTCGAATGTTGTCACAATGAAGCTTCACCTTGAACATCCCGTTCCCGACACATTCTTCGAGTACCTTCACGCAAAGCCGATTGACTAA
- a CDS encoding (deoxy)nucleoside triphosphate pyrophosphohydrolase, which produces MKKRIEVVGAVLTYEGKIFAAQRGPGRSMENYWEFPGGKIEEGESPREALARELREELKLDAEIGNHILTVDHEYDFAVISLATYFCSVSSPKIKLTEHTEYRWLEPAELYSVDWAPADIPTVDILVNEQ; this is translated from the coding sequence ATGAAAAAACGAATCGAAGTTGTAGGTGCCGTTCTTACCTACGAAGGAAAAATCTTCGCCGCCCAACGCGGCCCAGGTCGCTCGATGGAAAACTATTGGGAATTTCCCGGTGGAAAGATCGAAGAAGGCGAGTCCCCTCGTGAGGCTCTAGCCCGTGAACTAAGAGAAGAGCTAAAACTTGACGCTGAGATTGGGAACCACATTCTCACTGTCGACCATGAGTATGACTTCGCCGTTATCTCACTTGCGACATACTTTTGTTCCGTTTCTTCTCCCAAAATCAAGCTAACGGAGCACACTGAATATCGTTGGTTAGAACCGGCCGAGCTTTATTCCGTTGATTGGGCGCCAGCGGACATCCCTACAGTCGACATTCTTGTAAACGAACAGTAA
- a CDS encoding MFS transporter has protein sequence MSASRSRDLLRRKAKCESQPDIASEVGSKPQGLDPRQGELDGTKQPIPREIWILVSAAFIIALGFGLIAPILPQYARSFDVGVFAASFVVSSFSIFRLIFAPASGSLVEKLGYRRTYLTGISIVALSTLLVGVAQTYWQLLAFRALGGIGSTMFTVSAMGLIVRISPPEIRGKSSAAYGTAFLLGNVFGPIIGAAMGAWGMRVPFFIYGGALIVATIVVGMSLSAEHLRHVVPKRTTPVLRFSEAIRDSAYRSALVGAFANGWSNFGVRVAIVPLFAAATFSHVGAPEPGSDGAVAATATAGFALTAFALGNVTALQFSGRLSDRIGRRPLLITGLFINGVFTGAIGFSSGAIPLLILSVLAGFGAGMINPSQQAVLADVIGANRQGGKVLANFQMAQDFGAISGPLIVGAIVDAAGFKAGFFVCGVISLVAMVGWIFGRETLPAHSSNSGAKQAEAKTA, from the coding sequence TTGTCAGCTTCCCGTTCGCGCGACCTGCTTCGTCGTAAAGCAAAGTGCGAATCTCAGCCGGATATCGCATCGGAGGTGGGAAGCAAACCACAAGGTCTGGATCCTCGGCAGGGTGAATTAGACGGGACTAAACAGCCGATTCCGCGAGAGATTTGGATTCTGGTCAGCGCTGCGTTCATCATTGCGCTGGGCTTCGGTCTGATTGCACCAATCTTGCCGCAGTACGCGCGCAGCTTCGATGTGGGGGTGTTCGCGGCCAGCTTCGTGGTCAGTTCGTTCTCCATTTTCCGGCTAATCTTCGCGCCGGCATCGGGCTCACTGGTAGAGAAGCTCGGATATCGGCGCACGTACCTAACCGGCATCAGCATCGTCGCGCTCTCGACTTTGCTTGTCGGTGTTGCGCAGACATATTGGCAACTGCTGGCGTTTCGTGCGCTCGGAGGCATCGGTTCGACGATGTTTACGGTCTCGGCAATGGGGCTGATTGTGCGGATTTCACCGCCGGAGATCCGCGGTAAGAGCTCGGCCGCCTACGGCACAGCCTTCCTGTTGGGCAATGTCTTTGGCCCAATCATTGGTGCTGCAATGGGCGCATGGGGCATGAGGGTGCCGTTTTTCATCTACGGTGGCGCGCTGATTGTGGCAACGATTGTGGTCGGCATGTCGCTGAGTGCGGAGCATCTTCGCCATGTAGTGCCCAAGCGCACAACCCCGGTGCTGAGGTTCTCCGAAGCAATCCGTGACTCGGCATATCGAAGCGCACTAGTCGGAGCCTTCGCCAACGGTTGGTCGAACTTCGGCGTGCGCGTCGCGATTGTCCCGCTGTTCGCCGCGGCAACGTTTTCCCATGTTGGCGCCCCAGAACCGGGCAGCGATGGGGCAGTAGCCGCCACTGCCACAGCTGGTTTCGCGCTGACGGCCTTCGCGCTCGGCAATGTCACGGCACTGCAGTTTTCCGGCCGTCTTTCCGACCGCATCGGCCGTCGTCCACTGCTCATCACAGGCCTGTTTATCAACGGCGTGTTCACTGGCGCAATCGGATTTAGCAGCGGTGCCATTCCGCTACTGATTCTCTCCGTCCTCGCGGGCTTCGGCGCTGGCATGATCAATCCATCGCAGCAGGCTGTGCTTGCCGACGTCATCGGCGCCAACCGCCAAGGTGGAAAGGTGCTCGCCAATTTCCAGATGGCTCAGGACTTCGGAGCGATTTCCGGCCCGCTGATTGTCGGCGCAATCGTGGATGCCGCAGGGTTCAAGGCCGGTTTCTTTGTTTGCGGTGTCATTTCGCTGGTCGCAATGGTGGGCTGGATCTTCGGGCGCGAGACTCTACCAGCCCACTCGTCGAACAGCGGAGCCAAACAAGCCGAAGCGAAAACAGCTTAA
- a CDS encoding bile acid:sodium symporter family protein has protein sequence MPSNSNSSEPQPSSPRQPPLKPHSPDEVSGNGGQADKEPSKLSAMIEVLGFPGFILAGSALAFFFPAPFTPLTDYITYFLMIIMFAMGLTLTIPDFKQVVKRPLAILFGVIAQFVIMPLLAIAVAKALGLNPALAVGLLMLGSVPGGTSSNVIAYLARGDVALSVAMTSVSTLVSPIMTPFLMLVLADAHTEVDGLGMAWSLCQTVLLPVVGGLVIRVVADTFINKILPILPWISILGIGGVVFGAVAKNAESLANIGLIVFVAVIIHNVLGYVLGFFAGQLVGMPTAGKRTVAVEVGTQSAGLSSGMAAKFFTPEAALPGAVAAVVHNITGAIYVAICRKLDEGKETSKSASA, from the coding sequence ATGCCCAGCAATAGTAATTCATCTGAACCGCAGCCGTCGTCGCCCCGGCAGCCCCCGCTAAAACCACATTCTCCCGACGAGGTTTCTGGGAATGGCGGGCAGGCGGATAAGGAGCCGTCGAAGCTCTCGGCAATGATTGAGGTTCTCGGATTTCCGGGCTTTATTTTGGCGGGTTCGGCGCTGGCATTCTTCTTCCCCGCCCCGTTTACTCCGCTGACGGATTACATCACGTACTTCCTGATGATCATCATGTTCGCGATGGGCCTCACCCTGACCATCCCGGACTTTAAGCAGGTCGTTAAGCGCCCGTTGGCGATTCTCTTCGGCGTCATTGCGCAGTTTGTCATCATGCCGCTGCTAGCGATTGCCGTGGCGAAAGCCCTCGGGCTCAACCCGGCACTCGCCGTCGGCCTGCTGATGCTGGGATCCGTCCCCGGCGGCACCTCGTCGAACGTCATCGCTTACCTGGCACGCGGTGACGTCGCGCTGTCCGTCGCTATGACCAGCGTGTCGACGCTAGTTTCGCCAATCATGACGCCGTTTCTCATGCTCGTGCTTGCCGACGCGCACACGGAGGTCGACGGCCTCGGGATGGCGTGGAGCCTCTGCCAGACAGTCCTCCTGCCTGTGGTTGGTGGCCTGGTTATTCGCGTTGTGGCCGATACCTTTATTAACAAGATCCTGCCGATTCTGCCGTGGATTTCCATTCTCGGTATCGGTGGCGTGGTCTTCGGTGCCGTGGCCAAGAACGCTGAGAGCCTGGCGAACATTGGCCTGATTGTGTTTGTGGCTGTGATCATCCACAACGTCCTGGGCTACGTGCTCGGCTTCTTTGCAGGCCAGCTGGTGGGGATGCCGACTGCGGGCAAGCGCACGGTGGCCGTGGAGGTCGGTACACAGTCCGCTGGCCTGTCCTCCGGTATGGCAGCGAAGTTCTTTACCCCGGAGGCAGCGCTTCCAGGCGCGGTGGCCGCTGTGGTGCATAACATTACTGGCGCTATCTACGTGGCTATTTGCCGAAAGCTCGATGAAGGCAAGGAAACTAGCAAATCCGCTTCTGCTTAA
- a CDS encoding DEAD/DEAH box helicase, with amino-acid sequence MANNEMNGSVEENREDQRENREDAIVKAEDVVAEEAPVVEEKAAEEKTEKAEVKEKSEKAEKKAEKNKDDNDDTVGFDELELPDDIVNAVRKVGFETPSPIQAATIPTLMSGRDVVGLAQTGTGKTAAFALPILARIDRSVRAPQALVLAPTRELALQVADSFQSFADHLGKIQVLPIYGGQSYGVQLSGLRRGAQIIVGTPGRVIDHLEKGSLDISDLRFLVLDEADEMLQMGFQEDVERILADTPDDKQVALFSATMPAAIRRLSKQYLTEPEEITVKSQTRTADNIRQRFLMVSHRNKLDALTRILEVEEFEAMIMFVRTKHETEELAEKLRARGFSAAAINGDIPQTLRERTIDQLKDGRLDILVATDVAARGLDVDRISHVVNYDIPHDTESYVHRIGRTGRAGRSGEALLFVTPREGRLLRSIERATKSQLHEMKLPTVDEVNDSRKQKFADDLTEALADSQVPVFRELIEEYAEEHDTPLVDIAAAIAAQAQSGDFLMKEPPRGRRHDRDRDRFDRDRNRGRDGRSRGERGQGKRADLVEFDREGTATYRISVGRRQHVRPGAIVGAIANEGGLSSKDFGHIDIRGDHTLVELPANLPQEVINNLSDTRISGQLIGLKLDDGTSVDDSDDYRGGRGGYRGDRRDGGRGRGGYRGGRGRDDRRGGGRGRGSYRGNFDDGDGFGGRGRGRDDRRGGGRGRGGYRGDRDDRRGGYRGGRR; translated from the coding sequence ATGGCTAATAATGAAATGAATGGCAGCGTCGAGGAAAACCGCGAGGATCAGCGCGAAAACCGCGAGGACGCAATTGTGAAGGCCGAGGATGTAGTGGCCGAGGAAGCACCGGTGGTCGAAGAGAAGGCCGCTGAGGAAAAGACCGAAAAGGCCGAGGTCAAGGAAAAGTCCGAAAAGGCTGAGAAGAAGGCCGAAAAGAACAAAGACGACAACGACGACACCGTCGGCTTCGATGAGCTTGAGCTGCCGGATGACATTGTCAATGCAGTTCGCAAGGTTGGGTTTGAGACTCCGTCCCCAATTCAGGCTGCTACTATCCCGACTCTGATGAGCGGCCGCGACGTCGTCGGCCTGGCTCAGACTGGTACCGGTAAGACCGCGGCGTTTGCGCTGCCGATTCTGGCTCGCATTGATCGCTCCGTCCGCGCACCTCAGGCTCTGGTGCTTGCTCCGACCCGTGAGCTGGCGCTGCAGGTTGCGGACTCCTTCCAGTCGTTTGCTGATCACCTGGGCAAGATTCAGGTCCTGCCAATCTACGGTGGTCAGTCCTATGGAGTGCAGCTGTCGGGTCTGCGCCGAGGTGCGCAGATTATCGTCGGCACGCCTGGTCGTGTCATCGACCACCTGGAGAAGGGCTCGCTGGACATTTCCGACCTGCGTTTCCTGGTGCTGGACGAGGCCGATGAGATGCTGCAGATGGGCTTCCAGGAGGATGTCGAGCGCATTCTTGCCGACACCCCGGATGACAAGCAGGTCGCGCTGTTCTCGGCTACCATGCCGGCTGCGATTCGTCGCCTGTCCAAGCAGTACCTGACGGAGCCGGAAGAGATTACCGTCAAGTCCCAGACTCGCACTGCGGACAACATTCGCCAGCGCTTCCTGATGGTCAGCCACCGCAACAAGCTGGACGCGCTGACCCGCATCCTCGAAGTCGAGGAATTCGAAGCGATGATCATGTTCGTGCGCACCAAGCACGAGACCGAGGAGCTCGCCGAGAAGCTGCGTGCCCGCGGATTCTCCGCTGCTGCCATCAACGGCGACATCCCGCAGACTCTCCGTGAGCGCACGATTGATCAGCTCAAGGACGGCCGCCTGGACATCCTGGTGGCAACCGATGTGGCTGCTCGTGGCCTGGACGTTGACCGCATTTCCCACGTGGTCAACTACGACATTCCGCACGACACCGAGTCCTACGTCCACCGCATCGGTCGTACCGGCCGCGCTGGCCGCTCCGGCGAGGCGCTGCTCTTTGTCACCCCGCGTGAGGGACGCCTGCTGCGCTCGATCGAGCGTGCAACCAAGTCGCAGCTGCACGAGATGAAGCTGCCGACCGTCGATGAGGTCAACGACTCCCGTAAGCAGAAGTTCGCTGATGATTTGACTGAGGCACTTGCCGATTCGCAGGTTCCGGTCTTCCGCGAGCTCATCGAGGAGTACGCAGAAGAGCACGACACTCCGCTGGTCGATATCGCCGCTGCTATCGCTGCGCAGGCACAGTCGGGCGACTTCCTGATGAAGGAGCCACCGCGTGGCCGTCGTCATGATCGTGACCGTGATCGTTTCGACCGCGACCGCAACCGTGGCCGCGATGGTCGCTCCCGTGGTGAGCGCGGTCAGGGCAAGCGCGCTGACCTGGTCGAATTCGACCGCGAAGGCACCGCAACCTACCGCATCAGCGTCGGTCGTCGCCAGCACGTCCGCCCGGGTGCCATCGTCGGCGCCATCGCCAACGAGGGCGGCCTGTCATCAAAGGACTTCGGACACATCGACATCCGTGGCGACCACACCCTGGTCGAACTGCCGGCCAACCTGCCGCAAGAAGTCATCAACAACCTCTCCGATACCCGCATTTCCGGCCAGCTCATTGGGCTGAAGCTTGACGACGGCACCTCGGTCGACGACAGCGATGACTACCGCGGTGGCCGTGGTGGCTACCGTGGCGATCGTCGTGATGGCGGTCGCGGTCGCGGAGGATACCGTGGTGGTCGTGGCCGCGATGACCGCCGTGGTGGCGGACGTGGCCGGGGTAGCTACCGTGGAAACTTCGATGACGGTGACGGTTTCGGTGGCCGTGGTCGTGGTCGCGATGACCGTCGTGGCGGCGGTCGCGGTCGTGGTGGCTACCGTGGTGACCGTGATGACCGTCGCGGTGGTTACCGAGGCGGACGCCGCTAA
- a CDS encoding DUF2269 domain-containing protein — MQNVVLMVHVLAAILLLGPVTVAISMFPKLALAARGGEAGTVGAARTMHAISRTYGMWSLLVPLLGFGVMFTDVSTYMKSGAMHAAILLAIIAWALLFFLVIPRQRLMMAGLGIADEDEDADDPEFIERRKKAEELDWDKQKGQLAMFSGIFSLLWVVAGILMFFI, encoded by the coding sequence GTGCAAAACGTAGTTCTTATGGTTCACGTCCTGGCGGCAATTCTGCTGCTTGGACCGGTGACTGTCGCAATTTCGATGTTCCCGAAGCTCGCGCTTGCAGCCCGCGGCGGAGAGGCAGGAACGGTCGGCGCCGCGCGCACCATGCACGCCATTTCGCGCACCTACGGCATGTGGTCGCTGCTCGTGCCGCTGCTCGGCTTCGGTGTCATGTTCACCGATGTGTCGACCTACATGAAGTCCGGGGCAATGCACGCCGCAATCCTGCTGGCTATCATCGCCTGGGCACTGCTGTTCTTCCTGGTCATTCCGCGTCAGCGTCTGATGATGGCCGGCCTCGGCATCGCCGACGAAGACGAGGATGCTGACGATCCGGAGTTCATCGAGCGTCGCAAGAAGGCTGAAGAGCTCGACTGGGACAAGCAGAAGGGCCAGCTGGCTATGTTCTCCGGCATCTTCTCCCTGCTGTGGGTTGTCGCCGGCATCCTGATGTTCTTCATCTAG
- a CDS encoding HNH endonuclease, giving the protein MRPFLFAILAAALTAAFVSSFALTRVLVTSSPAGSETEAVVKQLRTVRVVADRPTVTGYKRERFDVWAGSADCNTRHKVLAAWFGGSACSLDDGSPREIPDPYTGDPVGAHEVDIDHIYPLAAAWDFGAYAWDSERRRQFGNDIETNLVPTRSAVNRDKGDASPAEWLPEDAKACDYSHRYLAVAIKWDLPVSSADWKAMASACGIRAGKGTK; this is encoded by the coding sequence ATGCGCCCTTTTTTATTTGCCATCCTGGCCGCCGCCCTGACTGCCGCCTTTGTCTCATCCTTTGCGCTTACGCGAGTTCTCGTCACCTCCTCCCCCGCGGGGTCGGAGACGGAAGCCGTCGTCAAGCAACTGCGCACCGTGCGCGTCGTCGCCGACCGCCCCACCGTCACCGGATACAAACGCGAGCGCTTCGACGTCTGGGCAGGTTCTGCCGATTGCAATACACGCCATAAAGTGTTGGCGGCGTGGTTCGGGGGCTCTGCATGTTCGCTTGACGACGGCTCCCCGCGCGAAATCCCCGACCCTTACACGGGTGACCCGGTTGGTGCGCATGAGGTCGATATCGACCACATTTATCCGTTGGCAGCGGCGTGGGATTTCGGAGCCTACGCCTGGGATTCCGAGAGGCGTCGGCAATTTGGCAACGATATCGAGACCAACCTCGTGCCCACGCGAAGCGCGGTCAACCGGGATAAAGGAGATGCCAGCCCGGCGGAATGGCTTCCCGAGGATGCGAAGGCGTGTGACTATTCGCATCGTTACTTAGCGGTGGCTATTAAATGGGACCTGCCCGTATCCTCGGCAGACTGGAAGGCGATGGCGAGTGCGTGTGGGATTCGCGCGGGAAAAGGCACGAAATAG